In one window of Camelina sativa cultivar DH55 chromosome 15, Cs, whole genome shotgun sequence DNA:
- the LOC104745879 gene encoding F-box protein ETP1-like: MTILDLLNDDLVEEILCRVPATSLKRLRATCKRWNRLFKDDRRFASEHCDKAPKEFLSLFSTAKFRICPLSINVPPPSVEVKRELSLPGPYFNNLLQFDIAEVFHCDGLLLCSTDCDPKIVVWNPFTGQTRWIEVGIDRWFTLKKLVLGYYYQDKNNKNKACSKRKSYKILCVDYAHDGDHGIYELNSCDSWRRIPDGDLIPPGWSTDCSRHAVFLKGSAYFLANEKSKPHLLGLSLLRFDFSTEKSSLFVPLPYQCPEYEVLSLSVVREEKLSLFLQPDDASKAEIWVTSKIDETTKVKAVSWSKVFAFDLSPDLQITSWVSFLLDEDKKVAVCCESWVRDDKKAIDNIYFLGEDNKVSEFGFNLMDYPNDKGHWPNCPAILNYVPSLVQIELPAGCNKRKRGD; the protein is encoded by the coding sequence ATGACGATACTGGATCTTTTGAACGACGATTTGGTAGAGGAGATACTCTGTCGCGTTCCGGCCACTTCCCTGAAACGGTTACGAGCTACTTGCAAACGATGGAACCGTTTGTTCAAAGATGATAGGAGATTCGCGAGTGAGCACTGCGATAAAGCCCCAAAGGAGTTTCTCAGTCTCTTCTCGACAGCGAAGTTCAGGATTTGTCCGTTGAGCATCAATGTTCCTCCTCCATCTGTAGAGGTAAAAAGAGAGCTTAGCCTTCCTGGTCCGTATTTTAACAATTTGCTCCAGTTCGATATAGCTGAAGTCTTTCACTGCGACGGCTTATTGTTATGCTCCACCGATTGCGACCCTAAAATAGTGGTTTGGAACCCGTTTACTGGTCAAACTAGGTGGATCGAAGTCGGCATTGATCGTTGGTTTACACTTAAAAAATTAGTTCTCGGATACTACTACCAAGACAAGAACAATAAGAACAAGGCTTGCAGTAAAAGAAAAAGCTACAAAATTTTGTGCGTTGATTATGCTCATGATGGAGATCATGGAATCTACGAGCTTAACTCTTGTGATTCGTGGAGGAGGATTCCTGATGGTGATCTCATTCCACCAGGCTGGTCCACTGATTGCTCTCGACACGCCGTGTTTTTAAAGGGAAGTGCTTACTTTTTGGCTAATGAGAAATCAAAACCGCATCTTCTTGGCTTGTCATTGCtcagatttgatttttctaCTGAGAAATCATCTCTATTTGTGCCTCTTCCCTATCAGTGTCCAGAGTATGAAGTTTTGAGTCTTTCCGTtgttagagaagagaagctttcCTTGTTTTTACAGCCCGATGATGCATCCAAGGCTGAGATATGGGTGACGAGTAAGATTGATGAGACCACCAAAGTGAAAGCGGTGTCCTGGAGCAAGGTCTTTGCATTCGATTTGAGCCCTGATCTTCAGATTACTTCTTGGGTAAGCTTTTTGCTTGACGAGGATAAGAAAGTTGCCGTGTGTTGTGAGTCATGGGTACGAGACGACAAGAAGGCCATCGACAATATATACTTTCTCGGGGAGGATAATAAAGTCAGCGAATTTGGTTTTAATCTGATGGATTATCCAAATGATAAAGGCCATTGGCCAAATTGTCCAGCTATTCTTAATTACGTTCCAAGTTTGGTCCAAATCGAGCTACCTGCTGgttgcaacaaaagaaaaagaggtgaCTAA
- the LOC104745878 gene encoding uncharacterized protein LOC104745878, with product MASCSLGVPKIKISAVDLSRVSSGSLLIPFSQRSLLGQRPVKYLSLRTTFGSVKAVQVSTVPTAETSATIEVEDSEETKSSPLNAQLVPKPSEVEALVTEICDSSSIAEFELKLGGFRLYVARDLTDKSSPQPHPVPAVAAASETTKSPDSNGSTPSTSLAITRPASSAADHGLMILQSPKVGFFRRSKTIKGKRMPSSCKEKDQVKEGQILCYIEQLGGQFPIESDVSGEVVKILREDGEPVGYNDALISILPSFPGIKKLQ from the exons ATGGCTTCCT GTAGCCTAGGAGttcctaaaattaaaatctcaGCAGTAGACCTTAGTAGAGTAAGTTCTGGAAGCTTACTGATACCATTCAGCCAAAGATCATTGCTTGGACAAAGGCCGGTGAAGTACTTGAGTCTCAGGACAACTTTTGGATCTGTGAAAGCTGTCCAAGTATCTACTGTCCCAACCGCAGAAACATCAG CTACTATAGAAGTAGAAGATTCTGAAGAAACCAAGTCATCTCCATTGAACGCTCAGCTAGTTCCCAAGCCATCTGAG gtGGAAGCTCTTGTCACTGAAATATGCGATTCCTCATCAATTGCAGAGTTTGAATTGAAA CTGGGGGGTTTCCGCCTATATGTAGCAAGGGATCTAACTGACAAAAGTAGTCCGCAGCCTCATCCAGTTCCTGCTGTGGCTGCTGCCAGTGAAACTACCAAGAGTCCTGATTCGAATGGATCAACTCCTTCTACTTCATTGGCTATCACAAGACCAGCATCCTCAGCTGCTGATCACGGTTTGATGATTCTCCAATCTCCAAAA GTAGGGTTCTTCAGGAGATCCAAAACTATAAAGGGTAAACGCATGCCTTCGTCATGTAAAGAG AAAGACCAAGTGAAAGAAGGTCAAATTCTGTGCTACATTGAACAACTCGGTGGCCAATTCCCAATAGAG TCTGATGTCAGCGGCGAGGTTGTCAAAATACTCCGAGAAGATGGAG AGCCTGTAGGATACAATGATGCTCTCATCTCGATCCTTCCCTCTTTCCCTGGGATCAAGAAGCTTcagtaa
- the LOC104748210 gene encoding F-box protein ETP1-like: MTILDLLNDDLVEEILCRVPATSLKRLRATCKRWNRLFKDDRRFASEHCDKAPKEFLSLFSTAKFRICPLSINVPPPSVEVKRELSLPGPYFNNLLQFDIAEVFHCDGLLLCSTDCDPKIVVWNPFTGQTRWIEVGIDRWFTLKKLVLGYYYQDKNNKNKACSKRKSYKILCVDYAHDGDHGIYELNSCDSWRRIPDGDLIPPGWSTDCSRHAVFLKGSAYFLANEKSKPHLLGLSLLRFDFSTEKSSLFVPLPYQCPEYEVLSLSVVREEKLSLFLQPDDASKAEIWVTSKIDETTKVKAVSWSKVFAFDLSPDLXI; encoded by the coding sequence ATGACGATACTGGATCTTTTGAACGACGATTTGGTAGAGGAGATACTCTGTCGCGTTCCGGCCACTTCCCTGAAACGGTTACGAGCTACTTGCAAACGATGGAACCGTTTGTTCAAAGATGATAGGAGATTCGCGAGTGAGCACTGCGATAAAGCCCCAAAGGAGTTTCTCAGTCTCTTCTCGACAGCGAAGTTCAGGATTTGTCCGTTGAGCATCAATGTTCCTCCTCCATCTGTAGAGGTAAAAAGAGAGCTTAGCCTTCCTGGTCCGTATTTTAACAATTTGCTCCAGTTCGATATAGCTGAAGTCTTTCACTGCGACGGCTTATTGTTATGCTCCACCGATTGCGACCCTAAAATAGTGGTTTGGAACCCGTTTACTGGTCAAACTAGGTGGATCGAAGTCGGCATTGATCGTTGGTTTACACTTAAAAAATTAGTTCTCGGATACTACTACCAAGACAAGAACAATAAGAACAAGGCTTGCAGTAAAAGAAAAAGCTACAAAATTTTGTGCGTTGATTATGCTCATGATGGAGATCATGGAATCTACGAGCTTAACTCTTGTGATTCGTGGAGGAGGATTCCTGATGGTGATCTCATTCCACCAGGCTGGTCCACTGATTGCTCTCGACACGCCGTGTTTTTAAAGGGAAGTGCTTACTTTTTGGCTAATGAGAAATCAAAACCGCATCTTCTTGGCTTGTCATTGCtcagatttgatttttctaCTGAGAAATCATCTCTATTTGTGCCTCTTCCCTATCAGTGTCCAGAGTATGAAGTTTTGAGTCTTTCCGTtgttagagaagagaagctttcCTTGTTTTTACAGCCCGATGATGCATCCAAGGCTGAGATATGGGTGACGAGTAAGATTGATGAGACCACCAAAGTGAAAGCGGTGTCCTGGAGCAAGGTCTTTGCATTCGATTTGAGCCCTGATCTTCANatttag
- the LOC104745876 gene encoding late embryogenesis abundant protein 76-like: MASNQQSYRAGETRGKAQEKTGQAMGTMRDKAEEGRDKTQATAQSAKDKTSQTAQTAQQKAHETAQAAKDKSSQTAQTAQQKAHETAQAAKDKSSQTAQTAQQKAHDTAQAAKDKSSQTAQTAQQKAHDTAQAAKEKTSQAGDKAREAKDKTGSYMSETGEAIKNKAQDAAQYTKETAQGAAQYTKETAEAGRDKTGGFLSQTGEQVKQMAMGAADAVKHTFGMATEEEHFPGSTTTTTATTRTTDPTHQTYQRK, encoded by the exons ATGGCGTCCAACCAACAGAGCTACAGAGCTGGTGAAACCAGAGGCAAGGCCCAG GAGAAGACTGGACAAGCTATGGGAACAATGAGGGACAAGGCTGAGGAAGGAAGGGACAAGACTCAAGCGACTGCTCAATCAGCGAAAGATAAGACTTCTCAAACAGCACAAACGGCCCAACAGAAGGCTCATGAGACAGCCCAGGCAGCAAAAGATAAGTCATCTCAAACTGCGCAAACTGCCCAACAGAAGGCTCATGAGACAGCCCAGGCAGCAAAAGATAAGTCATCTCAAACTGCGCAAACTGCCCAACAGAAGGCCCATGACACGGCTCAGGCAGCAAAAGATAAGTCATCTCAAACTGCGCAAACTGCCCAACAGAAGGCCCATGACACGGCTCAAGCAGCAAAAGAAAAGACTTCTCAAGCCGGCGACAAAGCTCGCGAGGCGAAAGACAAGACCGGGAGCTACATGTCGGAGACAGGCGAAGCCATAAAGAACAAGGCTCAAGACGCTGCTCAGTACACAAAGGAGACCGCTCAAGGTGCGGCTCAGTACACAAAAGAGACGGCTGAAGCTGGTAGAGACAAGACCGGTGGGTTCTTGAGCCAGACCGGTGAGCAAGTGAAGCAAATGGCTATGGGTGCAGCTGATGCGGTGAAGCACACCTTTGGGATGGCTACAGAGGAAGAGCATTTCCCAGGAAGTACTACGACTACTACTGCAACTACTAGGACCACTGATCCGACTCATCAGACTTACCAGAGGAAGTGA
- the LOC104745874 gene encoding monothiol glutaredoxin-S15, mitochondrial, which produces MAASLSSRLMKGIANLQAVRSSRLASASAYQNGVMRYSSTVSSDSDTHDDFKPTQKVPSGSTDSLKDIVENDVKDNPVMIYMKGVPESPQCGFSSLAVRVLQQYNVPISSRNILEDPELKTAVKSFSHWPTFPQIFIKGEFIGGSDIILNMHKEGELEQKLKDVSGNQD; this is translated from the exons ATGGCAGCTTCTTTATCGAGCAGACTTATGAAAGGAATCGCTAACCTCCAGGCTGTTCGTTCTAGCAGATTG GCATCTGCATCAGCTTACCAAAATGGGGTGATGAGATACTCATCTACAGTGTCAAGTGATTCAGACACACATGATGATTTCAAGCCTACACAAAAAGTCCCTTCTGGTTCTACGGACTCACTTAAAGATATCGTTGAGAAT GATGTTAAGGATAATCCTGTTATGATTTACATGAAAGGTGTTCCTGAATCTCCTCAGTGTGGGTTTAGCTCACTTGCCGTCAGAGTTTTGCAACAATACA ATGTTCCTATCAGTTCTAGAAACATTCTAGAAGACCCAGAGTTGAAAACCGCTGTGAAATCCTTCAG CCACTGGCCTACGTTTCCACAGATCTTCATTAAGGGAGAGTTCATTGGCGGCTCAGACATCATTCTTAACATGCACAAG GAAGGTGAATTGGAGCAGAAGCTTAAAGACGTCTCCGGAAACCAAGACTGA
- the LOC104745873 gene encoding acyl-protein thioesterase 2-like isoform X1 — MKEALKEVEKRSKACFGFIAVAAPSHMNPGSRSTRGYEFGRTYVVRPKGKHQATIVWLHGLGDNGSSSSQLLESLPLPNIKWICPTAPSRPVSLLGGFPCTAWFDVGEISEDLHDDIEGLDASAAHIANLLSTEPTDVKVGIGGFSMGAAIALYSTTCYALGRYGNGHPYTINLRATVGLSGWLPGWRSLRSKIESSNEVARRAASMPIILAHGTSDDVVPYQFGEKSAQTLAMAGFRQVMFKPYEGLGHYTVPKEMNEVVHWLASRLGLEGSR, encoded by the exons aTGAAAGAAGCGTTGAAGGAAGTAGAGAAAAGATCAAAagcttgttttggttttatcgCTGTTGCTGCTCCCTCCCACATGAATCCAG GTAGTAGAAGTACAAGGGGATATGAGTTTGGAAGGACTTATGTTGTGAGGCCTAAAGGAAAGCACCAAGCTACTATTGTTTGGTTGCACGGTCTTGGAGACAATGGCTCTAG CTCGTCTCAGCTCTTAGAGAGCCTACCTCTTCCAAAC ATAAAATGGATTTGTCCAACTGCTCCTTCGCGTCCTGTTTCGCTTCTTGGTGGATTCCCTTGCACTGCTT GGTTTGACGTGGGAGAAATTTCTGAGGATCTTCATGATGACATAGAAGGCTTAGATGCTTCAGCTGCACATATTGCTAACCTCTTGTCAACTGAACCAACAGATG TCAAAGTTGGGATAGGAGGCTTTAGTATGGGTGCAGCAATAGCTCTCTATTCCACGACGTGCTATGCTCTTGGACGTTATGGAAATGGACATCCTTATACTATAAACCTACGAGCAACTGTAGGACTTAGTGGTTGGCTTCCTGGTTGGAG GAGCTTAAGGAGCAAGATAGAAAGTTCGAATGAGGTTGCAAGACGTGCTGCATCAATGCCAATCATACTTGCACATGGAACTT cGGATGATGTAGTGCCTTATCAATTTGGAGAAAAATCTGCTCAAACACTTGCCATGGCTGGATTCCGACAAGTTATGTTCAAACCATATGAAGG GCTTGGTCACTATACAGTTCCTAAAGAAATGAATGAGGTGGTTCACTGGCTCGCCTCAAGGCTTGGTCTCGAGGGCTCGCGTTAA
- the LOC104745877 gene encoding RNA-binding protein cabeza, with the protein MNRPGDWNCRSCSHLNFQRRDSCQRCGDSRSGPVGVGGLDFGGYGGRAMSAFGFTTGSDVRPGDWYCTVGNCGTHNFASRSTCFKCGTFKDETGAGGGGGGIGGPAMFDADVMRSRVPGNGGRSSWKSGDWICTRLGCNEHNFASRMECFRCNAPRDFSNRTSF; encoded by the exons ATGAACAGACCCGGAGATTGGAACTGCAGGTCATGCAGCCACCTCAACTTCCAGCGCCGAGACTCTTGCCAGCGATGCGGTGACTCTCGTTCCGGCCCCGTTGGAGTCGGTGGCTTAGACTTCGGCGGTTACGGAGGCAGAGCCATGTCAGCTTTCGGATTCACCACTGGCTCCGACGTTCGTCCAGGTGACTGGTACTGCACCGTCGGAAACTGCGGGACTCACAACTTCGCCAGTCGCTCCACTTGCTTCAAATGCGGCACTTTCAAGGACGAGACTGGCGCTGGAGGAGGAGGGGGTGGCATCGGTGGTCCGGCCATGTTTGACGCAGACGTTATGCGGTCTAGAGTCCCCGGTAATGGCGGCCGCTCCAGCTGGAAATCCGGCGACTGGATTTGCACTAG GCTTGGTTGCAATGAGCACAACTTTGCAAGCAGAATGGAATGCTTCAGATGCAATGCACCAAGAGACTTCAGCAACAGGACCTCTTTCTAA
- the LOC104745873 gene encoding acyl-protein thioesterase 2-like isoform X2 has product MSYSHQSMGSGSRSTRGYEFGRTYVVRPKGKHQATIVWLHGLGDNGSSSSQLLESLPLPNIKWICPTAPSRPVSLLGGFPCTAWFDVGEISEDLHDDIEGLDASAAHIANLLSTEPTDVKVGIGGFSMGAAIALYSTTCYALGRYGNGHPYTINLRATVGLSGWLPGWRSLRSKIESSNEVARRAASMPIILAHGTSDDVVPYQFGEKSAQTLAMAGFRQVMFKPYEGLGHYTVPKEMNEVVHWLASRLGLEGSR; this is encoded by the exons ATGAGCTATTCTCATCAAAGCATGGGTtctg GTAGTAGAAGTACAAGGGGATATGAGTTTGGAAGGACTTATGTTGTGAGGCCTAAAGGAAAGCACCAAGCTACTATTGTTTGGTTGCACGGTCTTGGAGACAATGGCTCTAG CTCGTCTCAGCTCTTAGAGAGCCTACCTCTTCCAAAC ATAAAATGGATTTGTCCAACTGCTCCTTCGCGTCCTGTTTCGCTTCTTGGTGGATTCCCTTGCACTGCTT GGTTTGACGTGGGAGAAATTTCTGAGGATCTTCATGATGACATAGAAGGCTTAGATGCTTCAGCTGCACATATTGCTAACCTCTTGTCAACTGAACCAACAGATG TCAAAGTTGGGATAGGAGGCTTTAGTATGGGTGCAGCAATAGCTCTCTATTCCACGACGTGCTATGCTCTTGGACGTTATGGAAATGGACATCCTTATACTATAAACCTACGAGCAACTGTAGGACTTAGTGGTTGGCTTCCTGGTTGGAG GAGCTTAAGGAGCAAGATAGAAAGTTCGAATGAGGTTGCAAGACGTGCTGCATCAATGCCAATCATACTTGCACATGGAACTT cGGATGATGTAGTGCCTTATCAATTTGGAGAAAAATCTGCTCAAACACTTGCCATGGCTGGATTCCGACAAGTTATGTTCAAACCATATGAAGG GCTTGGTCACTATACAGTTCCTAAAGAAATGAATGAGGTGGTTCACTGGCTCGCCTCAAGGCTTGGTCTCGAGGGCTCGCGTTAA
- the LOC104748211 gene encoding zinc finger BED domain-containing protein RICESLEEPER 2-like: MRCCAHILNLIVRDGLASVSKSVVAIRNAVKYVRSSTPRLESFQARVMFGKVSRGSVTLDCVTRWNSTYLMLTSALKFRDAFEKLLAEDKLYNDYFMEIEEEGEKRIGPPTSVSWDEIHRLVKFLKLFFNCTLAFSASKTVTSSLCYNEIIIIEQHLISLSFHNDPLLQKQAIAMRTKFEKYWDGLINMNPLVIIASVFDTRNKMQFASVCFDKLYGKDSEESKHLRSSIKMVMKNLYEEYVAKQSTSSQGGSKNDMGDSEQASDAVFDLSDDDGYDREFLYSEMDTETANEEATSELDIYLMEKRVPRMKNVLGLDYDVLSWWKRNSVKFPILAELARDVLAIQVSSVASESAFSTSGRILDPYRSCLTPNMLEALLCLQQWLRNTMNAERIANLAQMVEELEFHDSLGNHLQF; encoded by the coding sequence ATGCGTTGCTGTGCTCATATTCTTAACTTGATTGTGAGAGATGGTCTAGCTTCAGTGAGTAAGAGTGTAGTTGCCATTAGAAATGCGGTAAAGTATGTGAGATCATCGACCCCAAGACTGGAATCATTTCAAGCGAGAGTTATGTTTGGAAAGGTATCAAGAGGGAGTGTTACACTCGATTGTGTTACAAGGTGGAATTCGACATACCTTATGCTGACATCTGCTTTGAAGTTTAGAGATGCATTTGAGAAATTGTTGGCAGAAGACAAATTGTACAATGATTACTTTATGGAGATAGAAGAGGAGGGAGAGAAAAGAATTGGACCTCCAACTTCTGTTAGCTGGGATGAAATTCACAGGTTGGTGAAGTTTCTGAAATTGTTTTTCAATTGCACTTTGGCATTTTCAGCATCGAAGACAGTGACCTCTTCACTTTGCTACAATGAGATAATCATCATAGAGCAACATCTCATTTCATTAAGCTTCCACAATGATCCGCTCCTACAGAAACAAGCAATTGCGATGAGGACTAAGTTTGAAAAGTATTGGGATGGACTTATCAACATGAACCCACTAGTGATCATTGCAAGTGTCTTTGATACAAGGAATAAGATGCAATTTGCATCTGTTTGCTTCGACAAGCTCTACGGTAAAGACAGTGAGGAGAGTAAGCATCTTAGATCCTCAATTAAGATGGTTATGAAGAATCTGTATGAAGAGTATGTCGCTAAGCAAAGCACCTCTTCTCAAGGTGGATCCAAGAATGACATGGGTGATTCTGAACAAGCAAGTGATGCCGTTTTTGATTTATCAGATGATGATGGGTATGACAGAGAGTTTCTATATTCAGAGATGGACACTGAGACTGCGAATGAGGAAGCTACTAGCGAGTTAGACATATACTTGATGGAGAAACGTGTTCCACGaatgaaaaatgttttgggATTGGATTATGATGTCCTATCATGGTGGAAGCGTAATAGTGTGAAGTTTCCTATATTGGCTGAGCTTGCTAGGGATGTGCTTGCCATTCAAGTGTCTTCAGTTGCTTCTGAGTCAGCATTCAGTACAAGTGGGAGAATTTTAGACCCTTACAGAAGTTGCCTAACACCCAATATGCTTGAGGCTTTGCTTTGTTTACAACAGTGGCTGAGAAACACTATGAATGCTGAAAGGATTGCAAACTTAGCTCAAATGGTTGAAGAATTGGAGTTTCATGACTCATTAGGTAATCATTTACAGTTTTGA